The genomic stretch GGGTCTGAGTTCCCAGAGCGAGGCTGCGCCCCTGGTTAATTTCAGGCAAAGTCTCCAGGGAACCACTCTTGAGGCTAGGCGCGTGTTCGCCGAACTCTGCACCTCCCGAGGAGCTGTGCCAGTACCCCCGCATAGTGAGCAGAGGGTGGGAAGGGCGGGCGGACCCAAGGTGCTGCTTGCCTGAGAGAGGTCTGAGAATTGGCCACAGCAGGGAGGTGGCCCGGAGCCGCCGGTGCGCCTTAGGATTGAGGGAGAGACCTCGCGGGCATCGGAAGCGCAGCGAGTGGACCCCGGGGTTCCGTAGTTTGGGATAGCACCGAGGGAGGAGTATTAACAGTCACGGTGCAGCGGGACCCAGAGGTGTGCCCCGCGGGGACTGGGGTGGAATGAGGACTTGGGAGGGCACCCGGCCTGCGGGTAGTTGCGGCGCAGACCGGCAGGTGCAAGTGGGGAGACCGTTTAGCTCTCACCGATCCCAATTGCGCTGTTTAACCGTTAGTGGTTTCCTGGAGACTTTTGAAAACCCCTTACCAGGAAGGCTTTTCGTTTCCCCCAGCGGCGCGCAATTCAAAGGCGTTTACGGAGGAGCCGCCCATTCTCTCCCCAGCACCCTGTAGGACTGAACTTGGCGAGCTGCCGGGCGGAACCCTGGGCGCTTGCAGCGGCTGGTGGTGGTCGTGGGCGTGGTGGGCAGCCGCGGAGGTCCGGAGTTGGACCATCCGGCCCTAGGTGCGCCCTCCGCCTGAAGGCTTCTAGCTGCAGACCTCCGACCCCATTTACTGGGTCAGTGGCGGGGTGGGAAGCGATCCGGGAGAGTGAGGAAATGAAACTTGGGGCGAGGACCAGGAGTGCAGACCCGTGACCTTCCCCTCCCATTAAAATGCTGCACTCCCTAACGTCCTAAACGCGCCAAGAGATAAACAGGTAGAGACACTCCTGCCCCTGAGGAGCACCAGATGCGGGCATGTGTGTGGGGCGGTATCCTCCTCTAACACCCCTGTTCAATACCCCAAGCAATAAAGACTTCGTTTACGGCCGTATTCTCCTTCCCCACTACGCGTTGCTATAAGTACAGAATGATTTGTGTTCAGACAAGCGAGGGAAAGACAGTGTTTTGCGCCTTAGGAGAAAGTTTTggggactccccccccccccatgctccttcctccccttttccctaTCCTGGTGAATCTTCATATAGAAAATTAATCCCACTCCACAAACACGGGTTTCTATTCCCACTCCTCACCTGCCCCCGCCCACGTCCCCCCCCAATTCTGGGCACCCTAGGAGGGgcctctttgtgttttgttttggtatttttcctcccaaggtttttttcttccccctagTGGGCGGGGTAGAACAGTTAGCAAAGAAGTGACTTTGAAACCGTCAGAATCTCAGTGCCCTTTTGTTCTAAACAAAGAATTTTCTAATTGGTTCTACTAAAGACAGCTATAATGAAATGACTCTGGGGAAAGATGGGGAGGAGGGCTGCAGGAGTCTATAATTCTCTTGGGCTCTTCCCTCACTACTTCACTGGGAGCAGAATGTACTGTAGAAGGCTGGGATGAGTTGGGttttataaattactttttaaaaatcgcAGAAAGATTTTTTTGAACTTGGAGAATGCCCGCTGTACTTGAAAGTTAATATCCATTCCCTTGCCTCTTTTGCAGATATACCCTTCAGATAACTACACAGAAGATGACTTGGGCTCAGGCGACTATGACTCCATGAAGGAACCCTGCTTCCGGGAGGAAAATGCCCATTTCAACCGTATCTTTCTGCCCACGGTCTACTCCATCATCTTTTTGACTGGCATAGTGGGCAATGGATTGGTCATCCTGGTCATGGGTTACCAGAAGAAACTGAGAAGCATGACAGACAAGTACAGACTGCATCTGTCTGTGGCAGACCTCCTCTTTGTCCTCACGCTTCCCTTCTGGGCAGTTGATGCTGTGGCAAATTGGTACTTCGGAAAGTTCCTGTGCAAGGCAGTCCATGTCATCTACACAGTCAACCTCTATAGCAGTGTCCTCATCCTGGCCTTCATCAGTCTGGACCGGTACTTGGCTATTGTCCATGCCACCAACAGTCAGAGGCCAAGGAAGCTATTGGCTGAAAAGGTGGTCTATGTGGGCGTCTGGATACCTGCTCTCCTGTTGACCATTCCCGATTTCATCTTTGCCAACGTCAGGGAGGCAGATGGGAGGTATATCTGTGACCGCTTCTATCCCAACGACTCGTGGTTGGTGGTGTTCCAGTTTCAACACATCATGGTTGGCCTTATTCTGCCGGGCATCGTCATCCTGTCCTGCTACTGCATCATCATCTCCAAGCTGTCCCACTCGAAGGGCTACCAGAAGCGCAAGGCCCTCAAGACCACAGTTATCCTCATCCTGGCTTTCTTTGCCTGCTGGCTGCCCTACTACATTGGGATCAGCATTGACTCTTTCATCCTCCTGGAAATCATCAAGCAAGGATGTGAATTTGAGAGCACTGTGCACAAGTGGATTTCCATCACTGAGGCCCTAGCCTTTTTCCACTGTTGCCTGAACCCCATCCTCTATGCCTTCCTTGGAGCCAAATTTAAAACCTCTGCCCAGCATGCACTCACCTCTGTGAGCAGAGGGTCCAGCCTCAAGATCCTTTCCAAAGGAAAGCGGGGAGGACATTCTTCTGTTTCAACCGAGTCCGAGTCTTCAAGTTTTCACTCCAGCTAACACTGATTGAAAAGACTTGTATAcattaaagaactttttttttatgttacacATTTTTTCAGATATAAAAGACTGACCAATACTGTACAGTTTTTTTTACTGGATTTTTCCTTGTGTTGCTTTAGTTTTTGTGAAGTTTAATTgacttatttatataaatattttttgttgttgtttttcatgtGAATGAGTGTCTGTAGGCAGGACCTGTGGCCAAGTTCTTAGTTGCTGTATGTCTGGTTGTAGGACTGTAGAAGAGGGAACTGAACATTCCAGAGTGTAGTGAATCACTTAAGCTAGAAATGATCCTCAGCTGTTTGTACATAAATAATCTCTCCATTCCAgtggaacattttatttttcctgttcttaAATTGTTTGGTCATACTATGTGATTTTGCTGTAGAAGGTGGCACTTATAACCAAAACCTAAAGTGGTATAGAAATGCtggtttttcagttttcagaagtgGATTGATTTCAGCACCTACAATGTACAGTCTTGTATTAAGTTGTTAATAAAAGTTCATGATAAACTTACTCAGTGTTATGTTCTGATTTCTGTTGACATTCTTTTGGCTCacagaagtaaaaaataatatatttatggcATGTCAGGTCCTCTTCTGgttgttaaaatattttgcttaatcCTTATCATAATTCTGTGATAGGAACTCTGGCTCAATTATTAATAGTAGAATGATAGTTTGTagagcaggaaactgaggcacagaaaccCTAAGTGACCTGGTTAAAGGCTTGGTAAGCAGCACCACCAGTATTCCAAACCAGGGAATCTCTCTTCAAAATCTGAAGTCTCAACCACTTTCAACTCCTAGACATTTAGAAACATCTAGCCAGttcctatttctatgaaaaagaatctgaaggaTAAATGTGGGTGTACAGAAGAAAAGGTCTGCAATACTATGTTTTAGATTTTACTACAACTGACCCCTTATATAACCCAGGACTGCTGTGCCAAGCCTGGTATGGTTTTCTCCACTGATTTTTCTCAATCTAGATACCATCATTCCCTTTTAACAAAGGAACTGAGAGTCACAGACTTGGCGTAACCAGCACTTTCAAGGGGACAAACCAGGAGTTGATTGCACCCATTGTTCCATACCACTGTTTCCCCAGGACACCTGGTCATAAGTCAACTGAACTGTTATtgaaaataaagccaaaagtGAATGTTTTCTTCACAAAATTAACCAAGCCAAAAATACCCCTCTTGCAATATGTTCTATGCAAATCTCAACACTTAATCTATTGTAACACCTAGGACCTCAAGGGTTTAACCAAGCAGATAAAAGTTGAATTGGTACTTTCAGAGCTCAGAAGAAAGTTCCACTGAACCAAGCTCCTCATTGCCCATATTTTGCACAAGACTTTGGAGTCTTATGTAATAACACCCGCAACTATTTACACTACCATTGTGCAAGCCCCAGGCTCTTGAGTAAATTTCAGCTCTGATCTCCGTTTAAAGATAATTTTCTAAACGATGTAGCAGCCATACCTATCTGATTTGGGGACACAAAAAGGGTACTCCAGGCATGCACTCAAAGATAATAACAAGGATATAATCAAAGCAATATTTGGTCTACTTTTCATAATTGTTTCTGGCACAGAAAATCTATTTTGGAGGAAAAATTGCAATGTATTATCTTTCTGAGGCAAATCACATTTGTCGAAGGCAAATTATAGATCCCATGAAGGGAAATAACTTAATTACTTAAAATAGAATCCAATTTGGCTGTGCATTTCTGCTGCAGTCTATGGATCTGGAATAATTCAGAATGGTATTCCTACTCCACTTGAAAACACAATTAGATTTTATATAGGAAATTATCTTGAGGTTTCTTGGTTTTTCCCTGAGAAGCATAATTGGATCACCCTTCATTTAAGCATAGTTTTACATGTACTCTTTGGAAGGCTTAGTCTTAAAACCATGACCATTGTAAGACTTCACTTGAACtttctctataaatatttattctcgAGACAATAGAAGAAATCCTTGGAAGGAATtcgttttctttctcctcttggcTTGAAACCTCGTCACCCCAGATTCCTCTCCTTTACCCTGGAGTCACAACAAAAGGAACCGAGCTGGAACAAAATTCCCAGTGTCACCAGACTTAATGGATATTTCATTCTCCCTTGGAACAAAGGTGGGatactcttttttaaataggaaaaaaggtCTGGCTCTCCCCTTGCCCCGAAAGCCCCACCCCCATcattctctgtccccaccctgccATGTTCCAAGTGGCTCCAAAGCATTCCCTGTGTTGTGGTTTGTTGGACAATGCTGGGAAACCCAGTGTGCTAGCCAGTCCTTGTATAAAGTAGCTGATTGTTCCCTCTCCTCATCCTTTATGAATGGGGCCCTTGAAGGTCAGTAATGTAGATCCAGTTGTATAATGGaagctaaaatatttaaattgtatgCATGCTGCCACTAATGGCATAAATATGACATCTGAGTTATTAATAACATTAAGCTTGTAactggggaggaaagaagatgttTTTATCTTGCAAAGCCTTTGTTTTCCTAAAATGCCACTGGGCTATTCACCTCCCCCTATGGAGGGCTTCTGAGCCTCCTTTTGTGGTTATGCCTGTGTTAAAATAGTAATTCCAGGGAGCCATTTTAAGAGGATAACATACAGGTTTTATTTTAACAATCTAACAAGCTTGACTTTCTCCAAGCTTATTGTCGGATAGTAAAGGCACCACAAACAGAATTGAGTTGTCATTAAATCCATGTAATACTGAGGAGGGCTAAGGACCACTGGAGACAAAATTCACACTACCTTAGAAAATAATCTAGGCATCCCACCAACACTTAAAAATGTAACGTTGCAGTCTGGCACCATAGGGATGTACTCAGCCCATTTTGAAGAGGATTCCATTTGGCTTCAAAGTGGCTTAGCCAGCCTGTCCTGGACACCCAAAAGTCAGAGGAATGCCCTTTCCATGAACACAGCCTAAGAGAAATGCTGTTGAATGAATCCTTTTGAGGCAGTAGCTCTCAACTGGGGCAGGGCAGGTGTGTGTTGGGGGCCAGCAATTGCCCctcaagaaatgaaatatttggggTTATTATACTGAGATGGGTGAGTGGATAGTAAGGTGCTACTGGGATCTAGTGGGTAGGAggcagggatgctgctaaacattctaCAATTATCCAGCCCAAAGTGTCCATGGTGCTCAAGGTTAAGAATGCCTTTTCAAGATAATAATCTTGAAAATCCACAGGATGATAATAATTATGAAAGTAAGGGTATATCCAAACAGTATAATCCCATGAAATTATCAACGGACAGAGTTCCAAGGTCTCCTTCCAGGACCTCTACCTGGTCTCACTTCAATGCGTTCTCATTCCTCCTTACTCAACACACACCATTCTCTTCCATCTTTACTTCAGTGTCACCTCGTCATAATGAACATGTCTTTCTGTATATCTTCTTCTCTCATGCTATGCTAGGAAGATGTcccacaaagagaaataaatgataaagggTGACTGCTGCAGATTTTCTAGCTCCCACCCAATATCTATCTCCCCAAAGACCACAATGTTTACTCAGTTAATCCTCACCCCAGCCTGTGACTCAATTTGGAACATGTCCCACTTTGCTCCTTGTATTCAAAAAATAATCAAGGAGTGATGAGGTACAAGGCCATTGTTCCATTGTCTGCAAGTGACTTGGATTAATTTAAAGCAATCCTATTAAGTCCAACAATTAAAATCTAAAACCTTCTGAAAATCCTTCTTTCAACTGAAAATGCAAAGTGTTTGCAGGCTGAGTTGAGGGATCCACAATATTAAGAAGCCAcagaagagggggaggaaggatttttcaaaatcaaacaaataaaggTGCTCAACCAAACCATACCAGGTGCTGGGTGTTTATCTGGTAGAGCCAGTCCACAATTAAGTTGATTTACATATTACAGTTCAATTAACTAGAACCCAACTCATCAACCTTCTTAATTAAAGGGAATTACTTCCTCATATTTGGCTCCATCAGATGgaaagtaatatttattgagagccaACTGAACTCCGGGCACACTCGTCCATGTGCTCGTCAGAAGAGCTCTACCAGTTAGGTATTACTCACCCCATTTTCAGGCAAGAACACAGAGAAATTAAACTACAATAACGgggttgtgtttttttccctatgCATATTATAAGTGGCACTGAAACCAAATCACCACGTTCTGGGGCATGGCCTCAAGTTCCCAATATCTTCAGTCCAAATGCCTCTATCTTTTCTAGGTTGGCTTCCATGTGATCACAAAAACAGTCACCATTCACTCTGAGGGTTTCCCACGTACCGAGGTACTTTGATTATTCCATCCTCATGACCACCCTGTGTATGaggtattatttttgttttgttttaacgatggagaaactgaggcaaaatTTATCTAACATTGTATGAGTGGTAAAGTCTAGACTTGAACACAGGCAGGCTGACACCAGTGTGTGTCTTCTTAAGCACTACAGCAACTTTGTTAGCTTCTACCCTGTTAGCCAGGGTAATATCCATGAGGTCAAaaagaacctccatgctcttcAGTCCTCTTTAGGCTTCAATGATAGACACTTGCTTGGTTATGCTTTGTAAAGAGACAAAGcagacagtgattttttttttttgaatatttcattcatttatttgagagcgagagagcatgaacaagaggagagagaagggcagaggaaggggcagagggagagggacacacagactccccactgagttgggaggggtggggtcagggggTAGGAGGTGAAGGGTAGGGGAGTGGCTAGGTGGctggctcaatcccatgacctgagccaaagtcagacacttaagcaactcagccacccaggtgtccccaggcaTGATTTTTAGAAAGGTTTTCACTATTAGTCACTGAAATAAAATGGGATTAAGTGCCtggtactcaataaacatttgttgaatgagggaatgaatgaaaatcCACAAATTTCCATTCCTAAGAGCACATCACACTCTATGAATTCAAATTAATGTTGGCATGTGACTTGacctccttccttcattttttcagGCATTCTTTAATTGAACTATTTACTGAACAACACCCTGGACCAGGCAGGTATGCAAACTGCTCACAGTATAGTGGAAGATGTAATCTTTGGTGTTCTAGATAAGGTGGAAAGTTAGTCAAAAGATtcccagagggtgcctgggtgactcagtgggttaagccgctgcctttggctcaggtcatgatctcagggtcctgggatcgagtcccgcatcaggctctctgctcagcaggtccctgcttccctctctctctctgcctgcctctccatctacttgtgatttctctctgacaaataaataaataaaatcttaaaaaaaaaaaaaaaagattcccagaCTTTCCAACTGCCTTACATTTTAAGATATCAAAATTTCCACCCGTCCACCCAATTTTCCTATTGTATAATACCCACTCACTCCCATTCTTACTTCCACTGATTCTCCATTTAGGGAAGAGCAGATCCCTGCCCACCTCACAAGTTGAGTGAGAAACTCCCAGTCCTGGTCTGTTTGCATCATGAGGATAATAGCAGAAATTCTGCCAAACCTTTGGATATGGGGAAAAGCCCTAATGGCAGTTTCTTGGCCTTCTGCCTACAGGAGACAACTTGTTAGGCCCCTGGGATTGAAGAAGGAAATCAGGACCATCATTTTAGACCACATCCTACTTCCTCTGGCAAGCCTGCTCAGTCTCTATCAGTCCAAAGTGAGCTTTTCCATCTGAAGTTCTTAGCTCATGAAGTCTGCAGTGTATAAGCTAGCACAAATAAAAGacttttgaaaagttaaaagcaGCTTTTGTGTGTCattacagtcatttttttttcattttgaaaataaattttgcttcTTAACTTGCTTAATGTCTGAAGTGCTGAGACCTTTGCAGTCTAACATACTTAATTCATAGATTTGATCTGATTTGATGAAAAAATAATCAGATTCCATAAGGTTGTGCCAGTTTTGGCTAAAATTATATaaggttagctcagttggttagaacCTGATGTTTCTAAAGCCAGGGTCAAGGGTGAGTCCCACTGGGACCAACTTTAACATAATGACACCCGTAGATGCAAAGACAGTGTCTATCTGGTTTATAGCTGTATCTCCAGTCTCTAGGACAGGAGTGGaaagctttttctgtaaagggccagacagtaaatattttaccCTCAGCAGACCATACAGTTTCTGTCATAACTACTTAACTCTGCCATTGCAGCAGGAAAGTATCCAGaaacaatacataaatgaatgaacatagctgtgttccaataaaactttactggtggacactgaaatttttaagtatattaaaatattattcctcttttgatttttttcaacaattttaGAAAAACGTAGAAGCTGTTCTTTGCTCCCAGGCTATGAAGAACAGGTGGTGGGTCAGATCTGACCTGCAGGgctatagtttgctgaccccaggTCTAAACAATGCTTAAAATATAGCAAAAATTCAGTAAACGTGCATGAATAAGTGAAACTCTAAATATAGGAAAGTTTACTCCTAAGTTAGCTTAAGGAACCAAGAATAAACCCAGTGAACCTGTGACCTTCAACTATTTGCAAAAATATCACACCTACCACTTACAAAGCACTTGACTATTCATAAAATGCTTTCACAGGTGGGACCTCAACATGCGTCTGTATGTGGGTTTGTGCTATATTGAGTGGCAAGATCCTCCTGCCTTACTAGGTCTATTATTTACAGAAGAAAGGTCTGGGATAACAGAGTTGCCTTTTTTATCCACTTTTGCACTCTATCCCTCTCATCTCCCAGAGTGTGGGTGAAGGTGGCTTCTCCTTTTATAACTCCCTGTAGGGAGAATGACAGCTCACCAATAAAAGTTGTTGAGGTGCTGACTCACCTTTCTCAGGGGTGAGCAGCACaagtttttcttctccaaaatgaTAATCACCAGTCACAACTTTTGGCAATGGCTCCCCAGTTAGTAAATAGGACAAAAGAAAAAGCCATAATCCACTGCAATGAATAGTGTTTCACAGCCACAAAAGCCCAAGAAAAATCAATGGTGCAGAAAGCAGATTTGGACCTCACCCCAGCTTTTGGGGGTACTGGGGGATAGTTCTGCTCTTCCCTTTTAGCCTTCGGGTGCCTCATGGGAATGTCAGAATTTATCTCCACATGGGTGCCACTCTTAGGTCTCTTACTAAAAATGTCCCCAAGTGAACTTCCTCACTTTATAGAACATTCTTTCCAAGGTGAGAAGCCCAACTGCTGTCTCAAATGAGAAGAATCCAAAAAGCTAAAGCAACGTTAAAGTACTTTCggttttaaagaacattttctgatggtataaaaatgataatatgatAGTATAGTAGTGTAATATATGACAGGATAAAAATGACTGCCCAGTCACCACTGTCCAGAGTAAAGGAAGACAAGCTATACTGGCTAAAGTGGCCTTGGAAAAATATCCCTGGCTGAACCAAAACCCTATCAATatggagtggggaaaaaaaaaaatgagagagagagagatgtggaagaaataataaataaaatgagaaagaacacaaagtGCCAAttcataaaagaggaaataaaagtgataaaCAAAAATATGAGGAAATGTTCAACCCCACTggcaactaaataaataaaaatcaaaacaacaacacatTGCTTCTCATTTATCAAACTAGCAAACATTTTCAAAGTAGCAATGTCCCAAGGGTAAAGACCCAGGGAGCCAGGCATCACTGAATGTTCACTGCAGGTCAGGGGCAAATGGATCAGACCCCTCCAGAGTCACTGGCACATGCCCTGGGAATTGTgatgctcattcctttggacacaggGAGACTATTTCTGGACatttaatttcaggaaaaaatcctaaataataaaaatattttgtgcacAAAGTTGAGTTTTGCATTtagaactaaaaaaacaaaacaaaacaaaaaaggcccTCAAAAAAATACCTGCCCTCaaaatggggattaaggaagctATGGTGAATCCATAGCTTGGAATATAATCTAGCTTCTTAAACAACGTTTACACAGGCTACTGGAAAACTTTTATGATGTGTGAGATAAAAGTAGCAGGTTACAAAACTGTGAGTGCTATCTGATTACAAACGTTTCTGAAAGTCTATGCatttgagcactgggtgttataaaagactgatgaatcactgaactctacctctgacacTATTAATACACTAGAcactaattaattgaatttaaataaattttttaaatgaaaaaataaacatagtttttttaaaaattctatgcaCATGAAAAAAGGTAAATTAGGATGTTATTAGCAGTTGTTAAGCCATAGGctttttggttgattttttaaatcttgctttctctgtatttttgaaatttattataatgaataataaaaagataatcagCTTGTTTCAAAAGGCATAGGGCAGGGAAGAAGGAAGCGTACAAGCTCCTTTCTAGGCTATAAACACTCCAAGATAGGAACCCagtctttccccttttttttttttttttaattagctcaGGGCCCAAGTAGGTACTACATATGTAAGCAAATCAAAATCTAAGCCTATAGTAAAGGCCTCAAGGTTATAAAATCAAAATGCTAAAGATAAGCAATGGAAAATAGACAATAGGCTTTAAGGTATAGAAAATCAAATAacttcctttctttgcttctggATCTTTTTTGTGTAAGTCTTTCTATGGGCTCCTAGTAAGGAGTACTCCAAACCACTTCTGTTATGATGCTACACTATTCCAATCCATCT from Neovison vison isolate M4711 chromosome 3, ASM_NN_V1, whole genome shotgun sequence encodes the following:
- the CXCR4 gene encoding C-X-C chemokine receptor type 4, which codes for MDGFRIYPSDNYTEDDLGSGDYDSMKEPCFREENAHFNRIFLPTVYSIIFLTGIVGNGLVILVMGYQKKLRSMTDKYRLHLSVADLLFVLTLPFWAVDAVANWYFGKFLCKAVHVIYTVNLYSSVLILAFISLDRYLAIVHATNSQRPRKLLAEKVVYVGVWIPALLLTIPDFIFANVREADGRYICDRFYPNDSWLVVFQFQHIMVGLILPGIVILSCYCIIISKLSHSKGYQKRKALKTTVILILAFFACWLPYYIGISIDSFILLEIIKQGCEFESTVHKWISITEALAFFHCCLNPILYAFLGAKFKTSAQHALTSVSRGSSLKILSKGKRGGHSSVSTESESSSFHSS